The Cetobacterium somerae ATCC BAA-474 genomic interval AGTTATAAATAATAATGAATTTAATGATGAAAAATTAATTAAAATAGAAAACCTTTTATTAAAATTGGAAGATGAAGTATTTTAAAAAACCTTTTATTAAAAAGGTTTTTTTTGTATAATATTACTAAACAATGCTAAGAGGAGGAACTTTATGAAATGATTTAAATGAAATGTAAAAACTTTTAGGTTAAAAGTTATAAAAAAGTTCCTAAGTAAATGGAAATTATTACAGAAAATACATTAAGATTAGTTTAAGTGAAAACTAAGAAAGAGGAAGAATGAAAAGAAATACTTTATCGATAACAATATCAGCATTAGGAATAGGACTTAATATTATACTTGCAACATTAGCTAAAACCTTCAATATACCTTTTTTATTTTTAGACACAATAGGAACTATACTTTCTGGAGCTTTGTTGGGACCATTTTTTGGAGGTATTACAGGTTTAATTACAAACGTAATAACAGCTATGGTAAATAATCCTATAGAACTACCATTTGCTATAGTAAATATGATGATAGGAATAGTCGTTGGAATTATTTCAAAAAAATTTGGATTTACAATAAAAATAGCAGTTTTAACAGGAATTTTATTAGCAATTCTAGCTCCTTTAATTGGGACACCAATAGCTGTGTCATTATTTGGTGGATTAGCAGGAGGTTCAATGGATATATTAACAGGATGGCTAGTAAAAAGTGGACAAAAAATATTTACAGCAGCTTTTATTCCTAGAATAATGTCAAATTTAATTGATAAAATAGCTTCATGTGTGGTAGTGGCAATGATAATAAATAAACTTCCTAATAACTTATTAAATAAAATAAGAGGGTAGATATGGAAAGAGGAAAAAAAATTATTATTGTCTCTCACTGTATTTTAAATCAAAATTGTGTAGTAAAGCCCTATGCAAAAAAACAGGATAACTTTTTAAAGTTTATAAAAAATTTTGTTTTAAATAATTATGGAATTATTCAACTTCCATGTCCAGAATTATTTATTTTAGGTTTGAAAAGATGGGGTCATGTAAAAGATCAGTTGGAATATCCTAATTT includes:
- a CDS encoding CD3073 family putative ECF transporter S component produces the protein MKRNTLSITISALGIGLNIILATLAKTFNIPFLFLDTIGTILSGALLGPFFGGITGLITNVITAMVNNPIELPFAIVNMMIGIVVGIISKKFGFTIKIAVLTGILLAILAPLIGTPIAVSLFGGLAGGSMDILTGWLVKSGQKIFTAAFIPRIMSNLIDKIASCVVVAMIINKLPNNLLNKIRG